The proteins below come from a single Miscanthus floridulus cultivar M001 chromosome 1, ASM1932011v1, whole genome shotgun sequence genomic window:
- the LOC136452081 gene encoding uncharacterized protein has protein sequence MVFSIVGMNSLLAKLTALLGEEYMKHKSGLHQQLKDWRNNVRELAYDMEDCIDAFMHKLAHGHGVAKPGVIKKMARKMKRIWVRHRVADQIEELTARVKEVSERRSRYKLDESIVRSGTHVAIEAIDPRLPVLLAESKGLVGVDGPRDVITGWLMDGEPQLKVVSIVGFGGLGKTTLAMEVYRSVGGQIHYKASTSVSRILDLKRLTKDILSQLLRKEYESGQFDRLEVEQLIRTLRDYLQDKRYTENEVEQLKTTDLVHVRSFHAFGSCKYTFVKLDCPAMRVLDLERCSLRVQIKSIHKCPQLRYLNLIGADITEVPEEIGNLQYLETMDLRGRSLNGKLPSAIGQLRRLKHLFLSDDSVLPDEVTNLRASQVLWMLTINSMKLVECLGEVKELRELYMGSIKPNGSDDLRSYNESFATSLRELGRHNLHHLCIFRYPDEFVFDMFAPGGRIGLVFAPGAMPDLQMLRLFLRAEGTKGDCRKGLHNWITSIDQ, from the exons ATGGTGTTCTCCATCGTGGGGATGAACTCCCTCCTCGCCAAGCTCACCGCCCTGCTCGGGGAGGAGTACATGAAGCACAAGAGC GGGCTCCATCAGCAGCTCAAGGACTGGAGGAACAACGTGCGCGAGCTTGCCTACGACATGGAGGACTGCATCGACGCCTTCATGCACAAGCTCGCCCACGGCCACGGGGTTGCCAAACCCGGGGTCATCAAGAAGATGGCGCGCAAGATGAAGAGAATCTGGGTGCGGCACCGGGTGGCGGACCAGATCGAGGAGCTCACCGCCCGTGTCAAGGAAGTCAGTGAACGCCGGTCTAGGTATAAGCTCGACGAGAGTATCGTCAGGAGTGGAACCCATGTGGCTATCGAGGCTATCGACCCCCGGTTGCCTGTACTCCTAGCCGAATCCAAGGGCCTTGTAGGCGTTGATGGTCCACGAGACGTGATAACTGGGTGGTTGATGGATGGAGAGCCACAACTGAAGGTCGTCTCGATCGTAGGATTTGGAGGACTGGGCAAGACCACGCTTGCCATGGAGGTTTATCGCTCCGTTGGGGGACAAATCCACTACAAGGCCTCCACATCGGTGTCTCGGATCCTCGATCTCAAAAGGCTTACTAAGGATATACTTTCTCAGCTTCTACGGAAAGAGTATGAGAGTGGACAATTTGACAGACTGGAGGTTGAGCAATTGATACGCACTCTTAGGGATTATTTGCAAGATAAGAG GTACACAGAAAATGAAGTTGAACAACTGAAGACGACAGACTTGGTTCATGTGCGTTCTTTCCATGCGTTTGGGTCTTGCAAGTATACTTTTGTTAAATTGGATTGCCCTGCGATGCGTGTGTTGGATTTAGAACGCTGTTCTTTACGTGTGCAAATTAAGAGCATACACAAGTGTCCGCAGTTGAGATATCTGAATCTAATTGGGGCAGATATTACAGAGGTCCCGGAGGAAATTGGGAATCTTCAATacttggagacaatggatttgagAGGGAGGTCACTGAATGGGAAACTGCCGTCTGCGATAGGTCAACTGAGAAGATTGAAGCACCTATTTCTTTCTGATGATTCAGTGTTGCCTGATGAGGTCACAAATCTGCGAGCTTCGCAGGTGTTGTGGATGCTCACTATAAACTCCATGAAGCTGGTAGAATGTCTTGGGGAAGTGAAAGAGCTAAGAGAGCTTTACATGGGGAGCATCAAGCCAAACGGGTCAGATGATCTTAGGAGCTACAACGAAAGCTTCGCGACAAGCCTACGTGAGCTGGGAAGGCACAACCTCCACCATCTATGCATCTTTCGGTACCCTGAT GAGTTCGTCTTCGACATGTTTGCTCCTGGGGGAAGAATTGGGCTGGTGTTTGCGCCAGGAGCTATGCCGGACCTCCAGATGCTCCGTCTTTTTCTCAGAGCAGAAGGGACCAAGGGCGACTGTAGAAAGGGATTGCACAACTGGATAACCTCTATTGATCAATGA